The Amblyraja radiata isolate CabotCenter1 chromosome 26, sAmbRad1.1.pri, whole genome shotgun sequence DNA window tggaacaagctgccggaggaggtagttgaggcagggactacccaacatttgagaaacagttagaccgatacatggatagaacaggtttggaggtatggaccaaaagcaggtagcatagctgggacatgttggcgggtgtggggcaagttgtgccaaagggcctgttttcacactgtatcactctatgactacattatacctccaccatgcatgaatgcttcaaaatcaagtggctgAGTTTTAtttccatatactcaagcatagaaacatagaaaataggtgcaggaataggtcatcggcccttcgagccagcactgccattcaatatgatcatggctgttcatctaaaatcagtacctctttcctgtttttcccccatatcccttgatttcgttagccccaagagctaaatgtatctcccttaaaaacatccagtgaattggcctgcactgccttctgtggcagagaattccacagattcacaactctctgcgtgaagaaagtttgtcctcatctcagtcctaactggccacccctttattcttaaactgtgacccatggttctgaacgtccccaacatcaggaacatttttcctgcagttacagtaagtgaaaatctagcaggcaagcaggatgctttcaccaaccacccccatttgaagtccactatctgccACCTTATTCTGCAGgtttccatcttaatgtcttcATTAAAAAGACAACCGATtcttcatattgtgttccatataatttgcaaTGTCATTCACACTTGGCACAGGAGCAATTCTTGTCttctactagaccatgcttttgtagaacaaCACCATTTTGTAAACTAATATATCCGACTGATAGCACTTTcaagagcaagttgggccgaagggcctgtttccacgctgtatcattcaatTAATATAATATCTTCATCCTTTGAGCTTTTGAGAGTTTCCTGTCTCTCTTTGTCGCCACTTGCGTACAAATGTTGCAACACTGTCGAAGAACAATAAAGATTAGATTATTGAGAAGatatttcttaaactttgctctcccccccctccctctgtctctccctctcccaacctctctctctgtctctccctctccccctctctccctctcacaacctctcactctctctcccccctctatccccctccctctccccctcccactctccctttcCCTACATTCCATGAATATTTatgtgataagtgataggagaattaggccatttggcccatcgaatccactccaccatttaatcatggctgatctatctctctctctccccctctctctatcccccctcctctctctctctatccccccctcctctctctctctatccccccctcctctctctctctccccctctatctctcaccTTCTGACAGCTTGGAATGATCTTTACAAGGGCCATCTGTGAGATTTTTCTTCCGGGAATTTTTCTTCCAATAAATACtagattgggagggagagatagatcagccatgattgaatggcagagtagacatgatgggccgaatggcctaattctgcacctattgtccattgtctctgGGGAAGGATGTGCGGGCTCTGGACAGAGGGTCCAGGAACGAGTGAGTTAACgtttacgatgagcgtttgtcggcgctgggcctgtactcgctgaagtttagaagaatgaggggggggggcaccTAATTGAAACTTCACCCGAACAGTGAAagacccggatagagtggatgtggagaggatgtttccactagtgggagagtctaggaccagagggcacagcctcagaattaaaggacgtttctttaggaaggagatgaggaggagagagagagaggggggagagagagagagagagagaggaggagtgagggagggagggagggagaggtaaacATACCATCCAACGACAGCGATGATGATCGGAGTGATGATCAGAGCGACGATCCCAACACAAATCCAACCTATGGCACCAGTTGGCAGACCTGGATGGGAAACATGACTTCAATATctgatccctccccctccctctccctctctttctctctctcctccccaccccccccccccccctcacccctcccccccctctctctcactctcttctcTGTCTCAAtgcattgagtttagaagttgggaggtcacgttgcagttgtacaagatgtcggTGAGAccacgtttagagtattgtgttcagttctgggcaccgcattacaggaaagatgccgTCGAGCTTGGAAAgggcgcggagaagatttacgaggatgttgccgggactcgaggggcctgagctacaggaagaggttggggcaggcggggactctattccttggagcgcaggaggatgaggggcgatcttatagaggcgtacaaaatcaccagaggaataggtcgggtagacgcacagagtctcttgtccagagtaaggaaaatgaggaccagaggacatgggtttaaggtggttgtgggggtgggggtgggggtgggggtggcgggtgcgatggggaagtggggggggtcgggggcgggggaagggagatttaataggccaacatttccacacagagggtggtaggagtacggaatgagctgccggaggaggtagttgaggctgggaccagcacaaataatcccacagattcaccaccctctggctaaagaaattcctcctcatctccttcctaatggaacatCCTTAAAACATCACCATAATTAATGAGTGTTTAAACACCTTAAGTTTAATTAAATGTTATGTTAGGGAGGAATGGAATTATATATCATAATTCCAAGAATTATccctaaatgtaaaaattgcaatTCAGTCAGAAGATAAAAGCTACCTTGCATTAAACAGTCCGTGAGTGGGGAGAAGAAAATGTTTCTTTCCCGCAACAGTTATATtgcaaaatgttttaattttacgATGTAACTACCaggatatcatatatatatatataagcattcaTGCAGACTTATCCATAACAATCTATCCTGGAATTCTCTAACTCAAAAATAATCCCATTATAAAACTTCGATACATCTTGTgactcgaggaccagaggacatgggtttaaggtgagggtggggggggggggaaagtaagatttaataggacaacttttccacacagaaggtgggtgggtgtatagaatgagctgccggaggaggtagttgaggcagggactatcactacacttggacaggtacatggataggacaagtttggcggGATATGGGCAAACGCgggcagcaggtgggactagtgtagatggggcatgttgggccgaagggcctgtttccacgctgtatctctctgcaTTTCATTCCGACCGATTCCTAATCTTGTCTCTCTCAGGATACGGGAAATCTCCGGGAAAACGGAGCGGACGATCTCTACGATGTCAATCAGAGTTTGGAGTATTGGAATGAATCGACAGACAGAGAGAATTGTCCGACTCAAATCCATATTTCataaccttcagggaactgtaggCTGATGTGTagcaggtggtgcagcggtagagttgctgcctcacagcgccagagacccgggttcgatcacgaccacgggtgctgtctgtatggagtttgcacgttctctccccatgacctctatgggttttctccggtttcctcccacactccaaagacgtgtgggttgggaggttaattagtttcggtaaagattgtaaaattgtcccccagtgtgtgtaggatagtgttagtgtgcggcgatcgctggtcggcatggactcgatgggacgaagggcctgtttccacgctgtatctccaaactaaactagtgtgtgaacgggcgatcgctggtcagcacggactcgatgggccgaagggccttgtttccgcgctgtatcgctctaCGACTCTGAACCATAGTTCTACTTACCAACAACGTTGATAGCTACGATGTTACTCCGGTTGGAGTTGAAGGTCTCATTGCGAATTTCTGCTTTGTAACTGCAGCTATAGTTCCCGCTATCTGCCATGCTAATGTTGGGGATGCGGAATTCCACTGTGTCGTTGGGTAATCGAGTGGTTTTCCAGGAACTCCCTGTGTCTGTTCCATCTTTAGTTAGCCGGAACGAGTGTGCGCTATAATTTTCTGGGGCACTGCAGATTATCCAAACACTTTCTCCCGGTCTGTATGGTCCAGGCATCGTGGTCAACTTGGCACCTTCTAGTAGAGCTGAAAGGACAGGAAACGCACGACTCAGAAACAGAGAAACAgcaacaataggtgcaagagtgggcctctctctctctccctccctcactccactttcccacccagagtgttgtgaatctgtggccatttgggactgtgatgaggagaaacttttccacccagagagttgtgaatctgtggccatttgggactgtgaTGAGGAGAACCGTttccactcagagagttgtgaatttgtggaattctctgcctcagaggacagtggaggccggttctctggatactttcaagagagagctagatagagctcttaaagacagtggagtcaggggatatggggagaaagcaggaacggggtactgattgtggatgatcagccgtgatcgcattgaatgatggtgctggctcgaagggccgaatggcctactcctgcacctattgtctattggttggTGCAAAATTTGAACCACCATagaaacctctctctctctccctccatacacccaccaccttctgtgtggaaatgttgcccctcaggttcctattcaatttttCCTGCCCCCTGTATCTCTCACATTAAAcccatgtcatctggttcttgattcccctactctgggcaagagactctatgcgtctacacaatctattcctctggtgattttgtacacctctataagatcacctcatcctcctgcactccaaggaatagagtcccagcctgccccaaactctccctgtagctcaggcccctcgagtcccggcaacatcctcataaatcttccccgCGCCCGTTCCAGCTcgacgacatctttcctgtaacacggtgcccagaactgaacacaatactctaaatgcggcctcaccaacaataTTGTCAGTCAGAAAATCATCCACAATTGTGTAATTGTCAGGAAATTAACAGTCAGGAAAAAAAGCTGTCATGCATTAAAACAGTCCAAAGCAGGGGAGATAAAATTGTTTCTTCCCCGCAGCATGCAGGAAACATTCTTATTAAATTATATAATATGATTAGCAGAACATACTCAATATTGCCATGATCTATAAACAAAGACATTGGACCTACGTTTGAAAATTTGCCGTGTTTCAATGCCATTCTGTGAATAAAATTGAACAGAGTTAATAACTTTGTATAaaaatgagagagagggagagagagtgatagagagggaaagggggggggggaggggagagggagggggagagagatttaatgatatttagttattacttacaCAAAAATAATGACGTTCAATAATATTGCATCCAGTAAACGCTGTTTTGTTTATCATCGGTGGGATACAACCTAGATCATCGCAAACTACTCTTTcctggagagacagggagagagagtgagagagagggggaagagagagagagtgagagaaaggggggggagggagagggggagagacaaaggggaagagacagagggggagagacaggtaGAGGAGGCATTAGTATCAGTTTCTCATACTCCCAAAATTGCTCAACCCCTCCCCCGCccttttttctcccctcccccccccccccccccaatctcttgctctcttccccctccctctctctctctctcaatcaaaGTTACACAGCGATAAAAAATACTTACATTaattataatatatattttttggcaATTTTGGAAAGACTGGATTTGTGGCATCGTTTGAACTCCTGAATCTTTACACGTGTAATGTTGTTTCTCTGGGATGACATTTCCTAAATCAAAATAGGGCATTTGagttgagtgtagtttattgtcccgtgtaccgaggtacagtgaaaagctttcttgtcacatgctatccagtcagcgggaagactgtacatgatcacaatcaagccgtccacagtgtagatacaggataagcggaataacgtttagtgcaaggtaaagttcaTTAAACTAAAGAGTTTCCTGTTGAGCTAGTCATCTTCTAAATCCTCATCACATTTGTCCTCCCTCACTCTCACTTACAAAGTGTCTACCTCAccctccccccgctctctccctctttcaccccccctcccccatgctttctctttcccctctctctgtgccctcccccctctcacgaaCACACTCAAAACtctcattcacatacacacacagtgaAAGTTaagggaatggggagggagggagcgtggAAATTTATCGGAACCAcgtactctctctctcttccttcccccctctctctctcatacacacaccctccctccccctctttctctcttcccctccctctcctctctctctcccttccactctttctttctctctctctctctctctctctcaaacttTCCCAAACTTTCCAAGACTTTCTCaaccttccccacccctccctccctcaccctcccagcctgcctccctcaccctccctacctccccccccctccctcaccctccctccctccctccctcaccctccctcccccccccctccctcaccctcccaccccctccctgcctgcctccctcaccctccctccctacctcaccctccctcacccgccccctccctccctccctgcctccctcacCCTCCGTCTCCTTTCACCTGAAGTGAAGACGGAAGTGAGGGTGAAGAGGGAACAGAGGAATATTCCAGAGACGAAATTCTTCCAGGAGACATTTCTTCCAGACATCTTCGCGTGGAGTGCAGACCATGGAGAATGGCGATCAGaggaggtggaaggtgagggagAGGCGTGGAaaccctctgtccctccctccctctgcctgtgggcgtgtggggggtgggggcaggggccGGGCAGGGCAGGGCGGGGCAGAGCGTGTTGGGACGTGTAGTCCTGAACAAAGGTTAtacaggagcaagatagaccaggcCTCGATATACGCGTAGTATGACGCGTGTGAGTGTGGACGCCATTTTATTGGGTTTCCCGCCCACACACCTACATGGCGGCCTCATctaaatcaaagatcttatagcagagatcTCTGATCTAAATCTTCacctcactgctccgctatccattgttctaatcgtaaatctaaacgacccgacctgtcagtctttaggttccccaataaaaaagaaaggtgag harbors:
- the LOC116988104 gene encoding uncharacterized protein LOC116988104 codes for the protein MSGRNVSWKNFVSGIFLCSLFTLTSVFTSGNVIPEKQHYTCKDSGVQTMPQIQSFQNCQKIYIIINSLSLSLQERVVCDDLGCIPPMINKTAFTGCNIIERHYFCNGIETRQIFKPLLEGAKLTTMPGPYRPGESVWIICSAPENYSAHSFRLTKDGTDTGSSWKTTRLPNDTVEFRIPNISMADSGNYSCSYKAEIRNETFNSNRSNIVAINVVVFIGRKIPGRKISQMALVKIIPSCQKCCNICTQVATKRDRKLSKAQRMKILY